The Pseudomonas allokribbensis genome has a window encoding:
- the dinD gene encoding DNA damage-inducible protein D, protein MENQTIFLLQQQFDELAQRVPGEGIEFWFARELQEPLGYARWENFLTVVQRAIASCEATGVDALDHFRGVTKMIEIGKGGQRATDDFMLTRYACYLIAQNGDPRKRPIAFAQSYFALQARKQELIEDRMRLQARFDARDRLRESEKELSQNIYERGVDDEGFARIRSRGDAALSGGKTTQAMKDRYGIIKSRPLADFLPTLTIAAKNLATEMTNHNVLQVDLQGESAIASEHVQNNLSVRDMLDQRGIKPEELPAEEDIRKLERRVKSQERSIAKQAPKLPAD, encoded by the coding sequence ATGGAAAATCAGACAATCTTTTTGCTGCAACAGCAATTTGACGAATTAGCGCAACGGGTGCCTGGCGAGGGTATCGAGTTCTGGTTCGCTCGCGAACTGCAGGAGCCTTTGGGTTATGCACGTTGGGAAAACTTTCTCACCGTTGTCCAGCGTGCAATAGCCTCGTGTGAAGCCACCGGTGTGGATGCTCTCGATCATTTTCGTGGCGTTACGAAAATGATCGAGATTGGCAAAGGTGGGCAACGAGCTACCGACGATTTCATGCTTACGCGCTATGCCTGTTACTTGATTGCGCAGAATGGCGATCCGCGTAAACGGCCCATTGCCTTTGCTCAGAGCTATTTCGCGCTACAAGCGCGCAAGCAAGAGTTGATTGAAGACCGGATGCGCCTGCAGGCCCGCTTTGATGCTCGTGATCGCTTGCGCGAGTCGGAAAAAGAACTGTCGCAGAATATTTACGAACGTGGCGTGGATGATGAGGGGTTTGCTCGTATCCGCTCCCGGGGAGATGCAGCGCTTTCCGGTGGGAAAACGACTCAAGCGATGAAAGATCGCTACGGCATCATCAAGAGTCGGCCACTTGCTGATTTTCTGCCTACATTGACTATTGCTGCGAAAAATCTTGCCACTGAGATGACCAATCACAATGTGCTTCAGGTTGATTTACAGGGTGAGTCGGCTATTGCGAGCGAGCATGTCCAGAACAATTTGAGCGTGCGCGACATGCTGGACCAGCGTGGTATCAAACCCGAGGAACTCCCTGCGGAAGAGGATATTCGCAAGCTTGAACGTCGGGTTAAATCACAGGAAAGGAGCATCGCCAAGCAGGCGCCGAAGCTACCGGCTGACTGA
- the rsgA gene encoding small ribosomal subunit biogenesis GTPase RsgA, which produces MAKRQLNRRQNWRIEKIQGERAARAAKRESSAVEALEGGDLGPEQHGLVIAHFGVQVEVEAVDGELAGQVFRCHLRANLPALVTGDQVVWRAGNQGIGVIVAQLPRTTELCRPDSRGQLKPVAANVDMIVIVFAPLPEPHANLIDRYLVAAEHAGIRPLLLLNKFDLIDEQNAPALNALLAVYRTLGYPVLEVSAHHGNGMEQLQKQLDGRISVFVGQSGVGKSSLVNSLLPEVETRVGPLSELSGQGTHTTTTARLFHFPGGGELIDSPGIREFGLGHVSRADVEAGFIEFDDLLGTCRFRDCKHDREPGCALLKALEDGRVQQQRMNSYRSIIASLPENGY; this is translated from the coding sequence ATGGCCAAACGCCAACTCAATCGTCGTCAAAACTGGCGCATCGAAAAGATTCAGGGCGAGCGCGCCGCCCGCGCCGCCAAACGCGAGTCCTCGGCTGTCGAGGCGCTCGAAGGCGGCGATCTGGGCCCGGAACAGCACGGCCTGGTGATCGCCCACTTCGGTGTGCAGGTCGAAGTCGAGGCCGTTGACGGCGAACTGGCCGGCCAGGTTTTCCGCTGCCACTTGCGGGCCAACCTGCCCGCGCTGGTGACCGGCGATCAAGTGGTCTGGCGCGCCGGCAACCAGGGCATCGGCGTAATCGTCGCGCAACTGCCGCGCACCACCGAGCTGTGCCGGCCGGACAGCCGTGGCCAGCTCAAACCGGTGGCCGCCAACGTCGACATGATCGTCATCGTCTTCGCCCCGCTGCCCGAGCCCCATGCGAACCTGATCGACCGCTATCTGGTCGCGGCCGAGCACGCCGGCATCCGCCCGTTGCTGCTGCTGAACAAATTCGACCTGATCGACGAACAGAACGCCCCGGCGCTGAACGCGTTGTTGGCGGTGTACCGCACGCTGGGTTACCCGGTGCTGGAAGTGTCGGCGCACCACGGCAACGGCATGGAGCAATTGCAGAAACAGCTCGACGGACGCATCAGCGTGTTCGTTGGTCAGTCCGGCGTCGGCAAGTCGTCGCTGGTCAACAGCCTGCTGCCCGAGGTGGAAACCCGCGTCGGCCCGCTGTCCGAACTGTCCGGCCAGGGCACCCACACCACAACCACCGCGCGCCTGTTTCACTTCCCAGGTGGCGGTGAGCTGATCGACTCCCCGGGTATCCGCGAGTTCGGCCTGGGCCACGTCAGCCGCGCCGACGTCGAGGCTGGCTTCATCGAGTTCGACGACCTGCTCGGCACCTGCCGCTTCCGCGACTGCAAGCACGACCGCGAGCCAGGATGCGCCCTGCTCAAGGCCCTGGAAGATGGCCGCGTGCAACAGCAGCGAATGAACAGCTACCGCTCGATCATCGCCAGCCTGCCTGAAAACGGCTACTGA
- the orn gene encoding oligoribonuclease, with amino-acid sequence MQNPQNLIWIDLEMTGLDPENDVIIEMATIVTDSDLNTLAEGPVIAIHHSDEVLARMDEWNTRTHGNSGLTQRVRDSRVSMAEAEAETIAFLEQWVPKGKSPICGNSICQDRRFLYTHMKSLESYFHYRNLDVSTLKELAARWAPDVRDSFKKGSTHLALDDIRESIAELQHYRKHFIKF; translated from the coding sequence ATGCAAAACCCGCAGAATCTGATCTGGATCGACTTGGAAATGACCGGTCTGGATCCGGAAAACGACGTCATCATCGAAATGGCCACCATCGTCACCGACAGTGACCTGAATACTTTGGCCGAAGGCCCGGTGATCGCCATCCACCACAGCGACGAAGTGCTGGCCCGCATGGACGAGTGGAACACCCGCACCCACGGCAACTCCGGCCTGACCCAGCGCGTGCGCGACAGCCGCGTCAGCATGGCCGAGGCTGAAGCCGAAACCATCGCCTTCCTCGAGCAGTGGGTGCCGAAGGGCAAGTCGCCGATCTGTGGCAACAGCATCTGCCAGGATCGTCGCTTCCTCTATACCCACATGAAGTCGCTGGAAAGCTACTTTCACTATCGCAACCTCGACGTTTCCACGCTCAAGGAACTGGCCGCGCGCTGGGCGCCGGACGTGCGCGACAGCTTCAAGAAGGGCAGCACTCACCTGGCGCTGGACGACATCCGTGAATCCATCGCCGAGCTGCAGCACTACCGCAAGCATTTCATCAAGTTCTGA
- the queG gene encoding tRNA epoxyqueuosine(34) reductase QueG gives MSAITTDLPALAQSIKDWGRELGFQQVGISGLDLAEHEQHLQRWLEAGYHGEMDYMGAHGSKRSHPEELVPGTLRVVSLRMDYLPGDTQMAQLLAKPEKAYISRYALGRDYHKLIRKRVQQLADKIQSEIGPFGFRAFVDSAPVLEKAIAEQAGLGWIGKNTLVLNRKAGSYFFLSELFVDLPLPVDEPHSTEHCGRCTACLDICPTNAFVGPYVLDARRCISYLTIELKNAIPEDLRPLIGNRVFGCDDCQICCPWNRFARPSGESDFKPRHNLDNAELAELFLWDEDKFLSSTEGSPLRRAGYERWLRNLAVGLGNAPSSIPVLEALKARREYPSELVREHVEWALKQHADRQGASL, from the coding sequence ATGTCCGCCATCACCACAGATCTTCCCGCCCTCGCCCAATCCATCAAGGACTGGGGCCGAGAGCTGGGCTTCCAGCAAGTCGGCATCAGCGGTCTGGACCTGGCCGAGCACGAGCAGCATCTGCAACGCTGGCTCGAGGCCGGCTACCACGGCGAAATGGATTACATGGGCGCCCACGGCAGCAAACGCTCGCACCCCGAAGAGCTGGTGCCGGGCACCTTGCGCGTGGTGTCCTTGCGCATGGACTACCTGCCGGGCGACACGCAAATGGCGCAATTGCTGGCCAAACCGGAAAAGGCCTACATCTCGCGTTATGCCTTGGGCCGCGATTATCACAAATTGATCCGTAAACGCGTGCAACAACTGGCGGACAAGATTCAATCCGAAATCGGCCCGTTCGGCTTCCGCGCCTTCGTCGACAGCGCCCCGGTGCTGGAAAAAGCCATCGCCGAACAGGCCGGCCTGGGCTGGATCGGCAAAAACACCCTGGTGCTGAACCGCAAGGCCGGCAGTTACTTCTTTCTCAGCGAACTGTTCGTCGACCTGCCGTTGCCGGTGGACGAACCCCACAGCACCGAACACTGCGGGCGCTGCACCGCGTGCCTCGACATCTGCCCGACCAACGCTTTCGTCGGGCCGTATGTGCTGGATGCGCGACGCTGCATTTCCTACCTGACCATCGAACTGAAGAACGCCATCCCCGAAGACCTGCGACCGTTGATCGGCAATCGGGTGTTCGGCTGCGACGACTGCCAGATCTGCTGCCCGTGGAACCGCTTCGCCCGCCCGTCCGGCGAAAGCGATTTCAAGCCACGGCACAATCTGGACAACGCCGAACTGGCCGAGCTGTTTCTGTGGGATGAAGACAAATTCCTCAGCAGCACCGAGGGTTCGCCGCTGCGTCGCGCCGGCTATGAGCGCTGGCTGCGCAATCTGGCGGTGGGACTGGGTAACGCACCGTCGAGCATTCCGGTGCTGGAAGCGCTCAAGGCGCGGCGCGAATACCCGTCAGAACTGGTGCGTGAACATGTGGAGTGGGCGCTGAAACAGCACGCCGACCGTCAAGGCGCGTCGTTATAG
- a CDS encoding trimeric intracellular cation channel family protein, with the protein MLLMLYLVAITAEAMTGALSAGRRGMDWFGVVLIACVTALGGGSVRDVLLGHYPLTWVKHPEYLVLTTVAAMITVFTARWMRHLRSLFLVLDAVGLVAFTLIGCMTALEMGHGMLVASVSGVITGVFGGILRDIFCNDIPLIFRRELYASVSFAAAWCYMLCLFLNVPSEQAILITLFGGFLLRLLAIRFHWEMPKFVYNDAP; encoded by the coding sequence ATGTTGCTGATGCTCTACCTCGTCGCCATTACTGCTGAAGCCATGACCGGCGCCCTGTCTGCGGGCCGTCGCGGCATGGACTGGTTCGGCGTGGTGCTGATCGCCTGCGTCACGGCATTGGGCGGCGGTTCGGTGCGCGACGTGCTGCTCGGGCACTACCCGCTGACCTGGGTCAAACACCCGGAATACCTGGTGCTGACCACGGTCGCGGCGATGATCACCGTGTTCACGGCACGCTGGATGCGCCATCTGCGCTCGCTGTTTCTGGTGCTCGACGCGGTCGGTCTGGTGGCGTTCACCCTGATCGGCTGCATGACCGCGCTGGAAATGGGTCACGGCATGCTGGTGGCTTCGGTCAGCGGCGTGATCACCGGGGTGTTCGGCGGCATCCTGCGCGACATCTTCTGCAACGACATCCCGCTGATCTTCCGCCGCGAACTCTACGCCAGCGTCTCGTTCGCCGCAGCGTGGTGCTACATGCTCTGTCTGTTCCTCAACGTGCCGAGCGAACAGGCGATTCTGATCACCCTGTTCGGTGGCTTTCTATTGCGGCTGTTGGCGATTCGCTTCCATTGGGAAATGCCGAAGTTCGTCTATAACGACGCGCCTTGA